The following nucleotide sequence is from Solanum dulcamara chromosome 7, daSolDulc1.2, whole genome shotgun sequence.
GTAGCATCGTGTCATCTTTTCcgtgactactttttcatatctAATTTGTGTCTTTTCcgtgactactttttcatatctAATTTGTGTAGCACTTTTCTTGCCGGTGATTACTTTCTTATTTGTATAGGGTCGTACCATCATTttgaccctacccatataattctttttttcaGTAGGGTTGTGCCGTCAATCCGACCCTATCCATATGATTCTCTTTCTCAATAGGGTTGTGCCATCATTTCGTCCCTACCCATCAATAGGGTTATGCCATCATTttgaccctacccatataattttatttctcagaTTGTGACCACTTTCAGCCATCAAATCTAATAATCTGGCGCATGCGCATGTTTTGACAAATTTTTACGGCGACTTTGTTGTTTAAGATCTACTCATCTCTTGATTTCGAGACGATCCATATTTTTATACCAGATTTCGAGCACTTTCCAGCGATGATTGCATTATTTTCAGTAGATTTAAGTTTATCCTGTTGTGTTTTCTTTCTGTTTCAGACTACTCTtgccaaaaaaaaggaaaaaaaagaagaggatcTACTCAGATGTTTGGCTGGATTAGAGTGATGTTTTCTCTATCGTGGCTAAAATAGCATGTCCCTTTTTCTAGCTATGGTTGTTGTTCTCCATTGGCCTTTTAATGAATTGAACAGTTAGAATGTTTTTCTCCATGAGGATCTCGAGGAAGAAGTTTATATGGAGCAACCGCCTGATTTTGTTACTCATGGTAGTCTTGTATGCTGATTGTGTAAGTCACTCTATGGTCTAAAACAGtcttctcaagcttggtgtgAAAATTTTCACACTGCAATTTAGGAATTTATCACTCCGtgttttattgatattatgcatcaaattcaatatttcatGAGAAGACCAAACACATAGAGATTGATTGGCATTATCCATCAAATCCAATATTTCATGAGaagactaagcacattgagattgattgtcaaTTTTGTGGAGTCAAGTGATCAACTTGCACATATCTCACCAAGCCCCTCGTTGGTCCTcgtattaattaaatttgtaacaagctaggtacatatgacttgtatgcactagcttgagggggagagttagaataggaatatgtatatacaatcctacttagaataagaATAGGAAtaagaatagaaatagtaaatagtatcctacttggtaaaatattgtattatagtgtctataaatagagtctTTATGTAATATTGTTCTTAtgcaattcaataatattttctccaatatttctcacaATTATTAGAAAATGAAACCTAATGACATGTCAAGCCAACTAGGAGAGAAGAGGGCTTTTGAAGTGTGTagtattttttgaagaaaataatgTTAGTTGAGTGactttagggtttagggttctgGGTTCGGATTCAGGGTTCAGGTGTGATGAAGATAGCCAACCTAATGTAAGCATTAGTGGCTTCTTCCatggcttgaacccgtgacatATATGTCAAAAGGTTGgattaataacaacaacaacatatccagtgaaatcccacaagtggggtgtggggagggtaggatgtacgcagaccttaccactattgcatggagatagagaggttgttttcgaaagaccctcggctcaaaaaatgTATCAGTGTTATTATATATTGAATACCAAAAGATGTATTTTTTCcttctcaaaataaataaataaaatttaattactcCCTAAATTCCAATTTGATTATCTTACTTTCCTTTCAAGAAGAATGTCCCTTTCCTTTTTTGATGACTCTTTAGTTCCAATTTGCCACCTGGCATGTTTAAGACCATaagattaaaggacattttCGTACATTgtacatatctttagtttaagaccacatgattcaaaagtcttctttaccTTCTTAATCTTCGAGTCAAGTCAAAACTAGACAAATAGATTGAAACAAAGGGAGTATTTTATTGCAGCTTGATCATTATAGTATTGAATTTATAAATGGTTGGTACTTTTTAATGTTGTGAATTGTGCCATTTACTTCTCGCTTTTCACTTCAAGTCCCAAGGACCTTGCACTCTTTTGCGCCTTATGCCTTAGCAGCACTGCTATATATTTTGGACTTAGTTGCTATTGTATCCTCAAGTAGAACTTTCTTTGTGAAGTAAGGtactttttaaataaattgTACTAAGGAGGTACTACTAAAAGGAAGCGCCAGGTTTATCTTTATAGTTAGAGCATCATAGCTTCCAAGAAATCCATAAGGCTGTGTTGTCCAGTGTAGTGTGTCTACACCATGACTACAGGGAGTTTAGATATCTCTACTTTACAAAAGAAGAATGTGGCGTCATTTCCTCGTGTTATTTGTTCTTCCTTCTCCAACCATATGGTCTACATGATTCATAATGTATAGTGTTCAaagtttgcttctttttttctcaatcttttcTCCCTACTAGTAAGATAGTAGACTTCTCACATCTTGGGGCATCATCTAAAAAACTCCAAAAATATTCAAGAGGAAAGACCATATCTGCGAATTGAATTTGCAATGGAGGAGGAGATGGTTGCTGGTTTCCAATGAATCTCCACACAAAAAATGCCTAGTGCAAAGTGAGTAAGCTCATCTCTATAATGCTACCTGGGTTGGACAAGTCCTCTTTTGCTGCTAACCATCCAAAGCAAGCTGCTTTGGGCGCTGCCTTTGTTTTCCATAGTATGTTCCAAGTCCAGTTGATCTTCCAGTCTATTGAATAGCATCCATTGTTGCGGCTAAAACAAAACTGAGAACTCTTCCTGTAACATCAGGAGAGATACGCCGCAAGTGATTTAATAGTTGAGTTAATTTCATCCAGTATCCAATCATTTAAACCCCTTCTAAAATGTAACTGCCATTTTGGGAGTGAATTGAAATTTCATAGTAGATATGTGCGGTCATAATTGGCATATATTGGAAAATTGTATCAGACTATATTGTGGAATATGCATCATGCACAGGAGGATACTTGCTGCTAAGCTATAGACAGCTATTCTGCATAGGAAAGCATTCAGTCAAATTTCTTTGTAGTTTTGCAAAAATTTTGCAAATTGGCTGGGTTAGCTGATTTTAGTGAAGGCTGACTATATTAGCTCCTTTTACAAACTTCTCCATCAAATAATTGGTGTTACTTGTACTGTTGTTTGGTCCTCCTTTATCTTGCTATCTACTGCAAATGTCATGTGTCATCCACTTGATTGGGCAGTTAACTGGTCGGAAGTGCCATGAGTGTGGACAACCTTTGCCTGAGAGTTTTGAGCCTCCTGCAGACGAGCCTTGGACAACTGGGATTTTTGGATGTGCAGAGGACAAAGATAGTTgtaagttcttttttttttggatttagcATTGCCCTATAAATAATTCGCTGTcacttcatcataaaataaataattggcAGTCTTCTCGGTGCTGTTTATTATCTACTTGGTGCACTATTCCTGAGGCTTGAAATGCTTTGGGACAGATTATGAATGGTACCTGAAACTGCCATTATGTGATATAACTTTGGAAGTGTTAATCTTTGTGTTCTTCCGACTAAACCCAATTTATCTGCAATATTATTTGCATCTATTCGCTTGTTAGTGTTTTATAGTGCTTTTTTTTATATTGGAGATATTTCTTTTTGTAAGCAACACTGCAACAGTTAATACTTGTCTGCTACAGAAAGCTGTGAAAACTCATGATTCACAATATCTAAAAACAACTAGTGTTGTTTGCCTTGATTCATCATCTGTAGCTTCATTACACTTTCATGTCCTGTTTTTCTATTGTTAACCAAAACAAAGGTGGTTTTTTAAATCACCCAAGGGTGTGTTCTAGTGGTCAATAAAGTGGTGGGTCAAAACCTTGGAGACAAGGTTCGAATCCGAAAAAGGCAGCCTGGTGCACAAAGCATTCTGCGTTCACGGATGGACAAACTAGCATAAACAAAAAATACTAGGTGATATCGTTTCTTCATGATGTATAGAGTTATTACCTCATACTTGTGATGATGGGAGGTAGCATGTAGCCGGTGGGATAATGAAGGAGCGTGAAAGCGGACTTAGACAATGTCATTATTAGGGAAAAAAGAATGACAAAGGTAGTCTTTCTGAGACTTAAATCTATGGCTGACCAAGTGTGGTTAGTTTGTTTGTACGTCTTGTAAGTGGCTGGCAGTTTCACACGAGTACAGTATGTGTGCTTGATCTTGATGACCAATCTGGTTTTTGGTTACTACACATTAAACTGGTCTTAAGAGATGAACTCTATGGCTAAAGCTGCTAATTGTTTATCTTTTGATTAATTCATCTGAAATAGATTTGAAACTATACAAGCTGGATGAGCATACTCTTTGTAGTAAAGTGACATTAATCTTCAAGTAGTGGTTGGATACCTTTTTAATCTAGAGATGAACTCTATGGCTAAAGTTGCTAATTGTTTATCTTTTGATTAATTCATCTGAAATAGATTTGAAATTATACAAGTTGGATGAGCACACTCTTTGTAGTAAAGTGACATTAGTCTTCAGGTAGTGGTTGGATACCTTTTTAATTTGCAAAAAAATTGTTTTCTGTGAAGCTAGTGCTGTggttgtttattatttttttgggcttGATTTCTGGCATTCCCTTGCATCTCTGAATAAATGTTTGCATCACATTCTTGATTATGATTTCTGAGGCATGCATTTTGCGTCAGTTATGTGCCACGCTTCTTCTAGCACTAATTGTTGATTACCTATATAGGCTGGAGAGGACTTTTCTGTCCATGTGTCTTGTTTGGGCATAATGTTGAGAGCTTAAGAGAAGATGATACTCCTTGGTCTACTCCTTGCATTTGTCATGCCATTTTCATTGAGGGTGGCATTGCTGTTGCAGCTGCAACAGCATTATTTCATGGTATTGATCCAAGGACGTCATTCCTCATCTGTGAAGGTTTATTATTTAGTTGGTGGATGTGTGGCATATACACTGGTCTGGTTCGTCAGTCACTGCAGAAGAAGTATCATCTCAAGgtagtcaatttttttctttatgatACCCGATATTATGCATAACTGGCTTCAATTTCTCAACACATGGCCTTGATTAATTTGATCGACGGTTATTTATATACACCAAAGTAAAAAAGAGCCCGTTCTAGCCAAATTTCACATTGATAATTTTTGTAGGCTCTGGACAAAAAAACCTTTTATTGGCGTTGGACTTGTACCGTCTCAACTCCCAAGACAAACTATAATTTCTTCTTGTGTTCTGAAAAAGGCATTTTAAAGTATATTTACTATTGATTAGATTTAATGTTTTTCGAGTGAGAAAATGCAATCTGGCATCTCATCAATTCTTCCCGAGTTCACTGCTAGCCCATGAGACAGATTTCATAACTACAGCTAATATTGCAAATGGGCAGAGCAACAGGCTTTTGTGTCAGATTGTACCTCATGTTATATGCTAACTTCTTAACATGCAGAATTCGCCCTGCGACCCATGCATGGTGCATTGCTGCCTGCACTGGTGTGCCTTGTGCCAGGAGCACCGGGAAATGAAGAGTCGTCTGTCAGATAATGTTGCTATGCAAATGACAATAGTTAACCCTCCACCTGTTCAGGAGATGAATGCGGCTGTCGACAACCGAGAATCTGGACCATCCTCTGCAAATGGGGTCAATCAAACTCACCTTGAGATGCAAGCTCTATGAACGTTGTTCGTCGTTGCTGTCAAATTGGTAAACCAGGCATAGTTCAAAGAGGGCGTGTTTTGCTACTGGCAGAGTCAAATTTGGAGCTATGTTTATACAGATCAAAATGGAGTCTTTTTTTAAGGGGTATGGTTCAtcatacatataatttttttgtggtGAAATGTGGTGTTTCGTGATCAGGAAAGTAAGTTAGTGGATGGGCATTTTAGAAGCACAAACTAGGCTATTATAATGTATTTTGTTATCTGCTGAAAATGCTTGGGAAGTTCTTGAACTACATTATGTGATAGTACACCCACCCAATcaattttcttttgttctttttatatagcacattcatatgttatatatttagTTCGTATCTTTTTCCTTACTCATTATTGTCACTGTCCCCAACCTCTTTCGATCCCCCAAAAGGAATGTCCCTGCAGAATGGAACTATTTAGAGATTTACGCAGGTGTTAAGTTCCATGCGTGCCGAAAGAACACACAAGTTATAGAACACCTCAGAGAATAAAAGGTCGATCTCTTTTTCCCAACAAAGAATTTAATTACTAATAAGATCTTTAACTCGCGTATTCTTATACTAATGTATTTTCTTATTGAGTgttacattttaattttttttacattagGAAAAAGAAGTTAAAAGCATTAATATGTAGTAAATTCACTTTTAACTTCCGAAATAGGGACAGTCGCGAAAACTTGAATATTAAAGCACTCgttatcaagaaaataaaaaagaaccaaaaaaaaaattgaatgttAAACATGACCCATAGATAGAACATCTTAAACCGCAAATCCTAATAATAAGTTTCTTAATTTAATAGTATTACCTAGGGACTATTACCCATGAAAACACCCGCTTTAATTTTAATGGAGTCGAACTAATTTTACTTGGCTCTTTCTTTTTCCAATATAAGGTACATTGAttaatcatataattaaaataatagtaggaataataagaataacttatttaatttgcCTCCTATCAATTATACTACTATAAAGAAAGGATGCTTAAGAAAGTTGTCCCAAGTCCCAAATATGCATGGACTAGGAGACGATTCCTTGTCCATCTAGGATTCTAATTACAATTCAGGTATTATAAATAAACGTTCATAAATCTTTACAATGGCTATCAATATACCTTAACATCATTGTATAATATTGTCTTCAATATGAGCAATTTGAGTAATAGGCATAATTTGGTAACCCCACCACGAAGTCCATGTACAAAATGTAGTAATTCTAACTGCTACAGATATTACCATCTATATAATGATGATTATGATTTGTGCAATATGGAAGATGTATTTATATTTGAAGAAGAGGATATGGTGGGTTTTGTTAGAGAGAAAAAGCCAAAGAAGAGAAGCAGCATCGCAGAATTAATTAACTCTATTGAGTGTTTTCAGTTTTTGAAGCTCTTATTCCATATCAACTAGCAACTACGGCTAGTGCTATAGTTTTTCTAAActagtatttatttttatctttttattgcATGTAAGCATGGTCACTAATTAATTGACTATTGTTGTATGAATTTGGCTAATTTTATttgctttttttctttctttggaCAAACAATTGCTATTCATAATGTTAAATGTTACTTAAGTATCATAACGTACGCAGTATAATTCGATAAGTGGGATTTACGAAAGGTAATATGTATGTACATTATACGCATCCTTAGTAAAATCGAAGAATATAATAATAGGGAGAATTACTAATAATTACTTAATAATAccgttcaaaaaaaaaaaatcaaacaaaactCCATTACCTACTAACTTTTTAGGGTTATATCTTCGATAAGTATTAATTAaatgtatttaattatatttggttCTTACGTCTCCCTCAGGTTCAATATTGAATCAATTCTTAGTTGTGTTTGACCATAACTAACCAAAGTCGACCACCACTACTAGAACTTTGAAGGTAAATATTGGAGTAATTTACGATTTGCACCCCTAATGTATACGTTCTTTTGTGACTTACATCTTATCCTatcatttttaatgattttcatcCTAATTTACTTTGTTCTTTGCAAATTCATAAAAGATCTCCTTTTTCAATTATTTACAAGGATAAAATAGGAAATcacatataaagaaaaataaaaaatgattcaacacaaaaataaaagtaatattaAATACAATACATTTGTTGCTTCTTTTTCATGAAAATGAAGAACAGTCATTCGTTTTTATACCTTTTTTATGCTTTGGTCTCAATATTAATCTCTTTTATTATGACCAAACAATTATTTCTTTCAAGCAGTTGATATTTGTGATGTTAAATTAATGGTGTTGCTAATCCATCAACTTATTACACCTTTTTTTCTTctgatctatatatatatataagttattaAAAGTAAATTCAAAACTTTGTGGgttcctcttctttctttcttttttgttggGGTGGAACTTTTTTGTTTGTAAGTCGATGAAAATGTTTGTTTCAGTATTTATTATTCTGGCTTTGTAcgtatatatattatgaaagAAAGACCAGAGCAATCAATTATATATGTTGGTGgtagaaaataatttaattatattattattatatttttaaatcctaacaaatataataacttgtgttaatttttctattttatgctTGTAAATAAGTGATTTTGTTTTAATGATTTTACAAAGAACTAAGGGGATTAGGAtacaaattattaaaaataatatgataagaTGTAAGTCAGAAAAGAGCGCATAGATTAAGGGTGCAAATCAcaaattactcaaaatattgtTATAACTTATAAGAGGATTAAGTAGATTAACTGGTTAAGGTGGACACTGCAGATTATGAGTAAGCTATATATATGGGGctaaatataaagatataaaagacaatatgaaatgaaaaagataaaaataaaagttaattatctaaaacTAAAGATTTATAGGGCCTTTATaaatgaaattaaattaaatattaaagatatatatattatttttgaaaatatattaattaataaacacaTGTTCTtgactaatattataaaaaataatttatttatattttttaaattagtatattttaattaaattaatcataaaaactTAAAGTACAAAGtttttatgaacatcatgaaatgcatgtttgacaaaaaaattaatattataaatataatgtcataaaattattaaaatatttgacaagaaGATAATCTATCAagtctaactaaaaaaaatagcttgcaatgtgaaatatcgaGTCAATACTCCTAAgacaaatgaaattgaaaatagaacataagttctaaattcaaaacgaaaaatttaacataatactcttatgtcaaatttcaacttaacatacataaatatatttttttaaaaaaagaaaatgtaagTCTATAACCTTGTTCAACAATGAATTCTACTTTAAATTTAAAACTTAGAAtactaatgaaaaaaataaacaaagaatAGATAATACGAGAAATTGCATGGAATCCTACTCCTCTACAATTTTTGGCCCCATATTTTGCGCATGAAGTAAAGATTGagaataaaaatgaaatgaaatataaatagtataaaataaaatatatatttttagaaaatattagaataataaaaataaaaaattaattaaaataaaaataattaaaatttttaaaaatataaatataaataaaaggaagaaattaaaaagtaacTAATTTGTAATTACACCATGTAATTACCGCCAATTCACATGCTCTCCTATGAATTGGAGAGTGTAGTTACCCCCTATCAATTGCTTTTAATTACCTACTGACCAAATAATTATATGATCAATAAAAAATGTCAGATAATATAATTACACTCAATTACACCAAATCTAATTTCCAAGGTGGCTTCCAAATAGGTCCTTAATTTGAAACAAACTTATTTGACTAAAAGGAATACTGAAGTGctcatctttattattattttcgggCTAATTTTGTTGTTGGATTATGAAATAATTTCAGTATAAATTCaaagattattattttatccCTTCTCTAATTTCTTGGTACTAGTAATAccaatataattttgaattttcggtatatttctatatatatatatatatattcaatgtGAGATTAGCATTGTCAAAATGGATCAGCCTAATTCAAGCTTCATGGGACAAAACATTTGTTGGGCTGGGAAGGAATACCTTCATTTGAAAGAGCCTTAAAATAGTCAGCCAACCCAACCTTAAAGTAGTTCTGGACTAGAACAAGCTagctctttatttattttttctaatatatttttagcCTTTTAATGTTTTCTTTGTAATATAGTTTTCTAATCCTATAATACTTGCTTTAAAACTCCATTGAACGTTGCACTAGTTTCTAACTCTAacttcttataaaataaaaaaattaaaattgctGTTATTGAGGATCAAGGAGCCTCTAGTTAGTTACACATTAGTTCAAgtagttagttagttagtttgttattgtcacgacccaagtctAGAGCCTAGACGGGACACggagaatgaggaacccaaagatacctcaaacaagcctcttagcattcatttagcatttcataggtaatgacaatcaATAACAAGCGGAAACAAAGGAAAAGAGGGACAATGGGGAAAACATTATAAACAAGCACCATAGTAGTCAAGATTCAccatacatatgtccaacaatacctctaaattTTGGACTTGGCGgaggctaagatatgtccctagctcatctTCAAACAAATACAAATGAAGTACCATAATAGATGTCTCAATGTCTCAACATAGCATAAGCTAGAAAGGAAAAGGAGTATtgtcccaaaacatgggaa
It contains:
- the LOC129895183 gene encoding cell number regulator 6-like; this encodes MAEGGNPSRYVKLTKDQAPREDIKPGELNQPIDVPQLTGRKCHECGQPLPESFEPPADEPWTTGIFGCAEDKDSCWRGLFCPCVLFGHNVESLREDDTPWSTPCICHAIFIEGGIAVAAATALFHGIDPRTSFLICEGLLFSWWMCGIYTGLVRQSLQKKYHLKNSPCDPCMVHCCLHWCALCQEHREMKSRLSDNVAMQMTIVNPPPVQEMNAAVDNRESGPSSANGVNQTHLEMQAL